In a single window of the Ferroacidibacillus organovorans genome:
- a CDS encoding N-6 DNA methylase, with protein sequence MNIELKRDGNGRIFSHVRQIWLHETPEERVRQEYLRTLVNEYGYSLGQIAEEMAVVERGSSKARADFLIWRTPEDKASGLKPLIVVECKADNVTIDQSTYTQGSNYAQYTGARFFVTHNHRETKYFKVDHARMAPNFDEIEDIPHADATSKEIDALIARLKTFKEDEFADLLGRCHDIIRNREHLDPAAAFDEIAKILFVKTGLERRLRQGHTRRNLFSTEFVEEQRKIYGDPVDTLFRETKAEYRADFIFQNDEKINLKYATVIAIVKELERYNLSDTSEDIKGIAFERFLGRTFRGEIGQFFTPRPIVEFMVRMLNPREGDIVCDPASGSGGFLIRFFEMVRQQIMADADREYQTYREATEADISLTEADRAHLLSERYSEIQQSLDPSIEGSRMWKLSNRCIYGTDANDRMARTSKMNMIMHGDGHGGVHHHNGFLNVNGIFEERFDIILTNPPFGASVEPTDVVLDGDIHISPDVERLYEERYGEPYKLARRKVNAVKGQPIATLFQLPKKNSGKVSKVKTEILFIERCLDLLKPGGRLGIVLPEGIFNNPSLAYVREFVEDRAKILAVVSLPQETFMSSGASVKASLLFLRKFDEQERADFNAKKVAVQIETESKYADEITAACVRLEAAISAAKKSRDAVARKTAQKNLTTYQKTMNERIRLEARTLLKERFDYPVFMYEAEHVGITATAEADDNELYPNPRVPTNVDKTALELFREFEKDPTPFFV encoded by the coding sequence ATGAACATAGAACTAAAACGAGATGGTAACGGTCGTATATTTAGTCACGTTAGACAGATTTGGTTACACGAAACGCCAGAAGAGCGGGTCAGACAAGAATACTTGCGAACTTTGGTCAATGAATATGGCTATTCGTTGGGGCAGATCGCGGAGGAAATGGCTGTCGTAGAGCGCGGATCTAGCAAGGCGAGGGCAGACTTTTTGATATGGAGAACCCCGGAGGACAAGGCAAGCGGGCTAAAACCGCTAATCGTCGTAGAATGCAAGGCAGATAACGTGACCATCGATCAGAGTACCTATACGCAGGGTTCAAATTATGCGCAATATACGGGCGCACGCTTCTTCGTCACGCATAATCACCGGGAGACGAAGTACTTCAAAGTTGATCACGCGCGCATGGCTCCGAACTTCGATGAAATAGAGGATATCCCCCATGCGGACGCAACCAGTAAAGAGATTGACGCGCTCATTGCACGCCTCAAGACGTTCAAAGAGGATGAGTTTGCCGATTTGCTGGGGCGATGCCATGACATCATCCGCAATCGGGAACACCTGGACCCGGCAGCAGCTTTTGATGAAATTGCCAAGATTCTTTTCGTCAAGACGGGCCTGGAACGGCGATTGCGGCAAGGGCACACGAGAAGGAACTTGTTTTCTACCGAATTCGTAGAGGAACAAAGGAAGATCTATGGTGATCCGGTGGATACCCTGTTTCGGGAAACAAAAGCGGAGTATCGAGCTGACTTTATCTTCCAGAATGATGAGAAAATTAATCTGAAGTATGCAACCGTTATTGCTATTGTGAAGGAACTGGAGCGATATAACCTCTCGGATACGTCCGAGGACATTAAAGGCATTGCGTTTGAACGTTTCTTAGGTCGAACGTTCCGGGGGGAAATTGGTCAGTTCTTTACCCCTCGTCCTATTGTGGAATTCATGGTGCGCATGTTGAACCCCAGAGAAGGCGATATCGTTTGTGACCCAGCCAGCGGGTCGGGTGGTTTCCTCATTCGCTTTTTCGAGATGGTTCGCCAGCAGATCATGGCGGATGCTGACCGCGAGTATCAGACGTACAGAGAGGCGACGGAAGCGGATATTAGTCTGACGGAGGCGGATCGAGCGCATCTCCTGTCTGAAAGGTATTCGGAAATTCAGCAATCACTTGATCCATCCATAGAGGGTTCGCGCATGTGGAAGCTGTCGAATCGATGTATTTATGGAACGGACGCGAATGATCGGATGGCCCGCACGTCCAAGATGAACATGATTATGCACGGAGACGGTCATGGGGGCGTACACCATCACAATGGGTTTCTAAACGTCAATGGCATCTTTGAGGAACGATTCGATATCATCTTGACCAACCCTCCGTTTGGAGCTAGCGTAGAGCCTACTGACGTAGTGCTTGACGGGGACATTCACATATCTCCCGATGTGGAGCGCCTCTATGAGGAACGGTATGGGGAGCCGTACAAGTTAGCCCGACGGAAAGTAAATGCAGTTAAAGGGCAACCAATCGCGACCCTGTTTCAGTTGCCGAAGAAGAACAGTGGAAAAGTTTCCAAGGTTAAGACCGAAATTCTTTTCATCGAGCGCTGCCTTGATCTTTTGAAACCGGGTGGTCGGCTTGGCATCGTGTTGCCGGAGGGCATCTTCAATAATCCCTCTTTGGCCTATGTTCGAGAGTTCGTGGAGGATCGCGCGAAGATTCTCGCCGTGGTGAGTCTGCCGCAAGAAACATTCATGTCCAGCGGGGCATCCGTAAAGGCATCCCTTCTGTTTTTGCGAAAGTTTGATGAGCAGGAGCGGGCGGATTTCAACGCCAAGAAAGTAGCAGTACAAATCGAGACGGAGTCAAAGTACGCTGACGAAATCACGGCGGCGTGCGTGCGTTTAGAGGCTGCCATATCAGCGGCGAAGAAGTCCCGCGACGCAGTGGCGCGGAAAACTGCACAAAAGAATTTGACCACTTATCAGAAGACGATGAATGAGCGTATTAGGCTTGAAGCTAGAACTTTGCTCAAGGAACGATTTGATTACCCAGTGTTTATGTACGAGGCGGAGCATGTCGGCATCACGGCCACTGCTGAGGCAGACGATAACGAGTTGTATCCGAATCCGCGCGTCCCTACCAACGTGGATAAGACGGCGCTAGAACTATTCCGGGAATTTGAGAAGGACCCGACGCCTTTTTTCGTCTAG